A genomic region of Arvicola amphibius chromosome 7, mArvAmp1.2, whole genome shotgun sequence contains the following coding sequences:
- the LOC119819376 gene encoding 60S ribosomal protein L30-like: MVVAKKMKKSLESVKSEKYVLGYKQTPKMIRQGRAKSVILANNCPALRKSEIEYYAMLAKTGVHHYSGNNIELGTACGKYYRICTPAIFDPSGSDIIRSMPEQTGER; this comes from the coding sequence atggtggTCGCAAAGAAGATGAAAAAGTCTCTGGAGTCGGTGAAAAGTGAAAAGTACGTGCTGGGATACAAACAGACTCCGAAGATGATCAGACAGGGCAGAGCGAAATCGGTTATCCTCGCCAACAACTGCCCCGCTTTGAGGAAATCCGAAATAGAATACTATGCCATGTTGGCTAAAACTGGTGTCCATCACTACAGTGGCAATAACATTGAGTTGGGCACAGCGTGTGGAAAATACTACAGAATATGCACGCCGGCCATCTTTGACCCAAGTGGTTCTGACATTATTAGAAGCATGCCAGAACAGACCGGTGAAAGGTAA